Proteins encoded within one genomic window of Hemitrygon akajei chromosome 13, sHemAka1.3, whole genome shotgun sequence:
- the slc10a4 gene encoding sodium/bile acid cotransporter 4 translates to MENDTFALNATWIPPTILNVSNSTGTSEELAAQTDAQPSSCGASPEVSTPGEIDAKPFWDSSLNQGINVLVAALLGLGCTVEVQRLGAHLRRPVAVVLAAITQFVIMPVVAFLLALLFSLPEVAAVAVLLCGGCPGGNLSNIMAVLVNGDMNLSIMMTVPSTLLALLLIPLRLWIYSRAWINTPVVQLMPFGAIILTLCSTLIPIGLGVFIRFKYSRAAVILLKISLWSLMITLLILFILTGTMLGPDILATIPVSVYIVALLMPIIGYVAGYGLATLFDLSSNCKRTVSLETGCQNVQLCTAILKLAFPPQIIGGIYMFPLLCALFQATEATLFVLGYKIYRRDAWLKQKPSDEDETDISYKKLKEDINASVYGAMREQLTTVIEPTTSITQL, encoded by the exons ATGGAAAACGATACCTTCGCTCTTAATGCCACCTGGATCCCACCCACCATCCTGAATGTTTCCAACTCCACGGGCACAAGTGAAGAGTTGGCCGCTCAGACAGATGCGCAACCATCCAGTTGTGGAGCGAGCCCGGAGGTTTCCACTCCGGGGGAGATCGACGCCAAACCCTTCTGGGACTCGAGCCTGAATCAAGGTATTAACGTATTGGTGGCGGCGCTGCTGGGTCTGGGCTGCACcgtggaggtgcagcggctgggAGCTCACCTCAGGAGGCCGGTGGCCGTTGTGTTGGCTGCCATCACCCAGTTTGTCATCATGCCCGTGGTGGCTTTCCTGCTCGCCCTGCTCTTCTCCCTCCCTGAGGTGGCGGCTGTCGCCGTGCTTTTGTGTGGCGGCTGCCCCGGCGGCAACCTCTCCAACATCATGGCTGTTCTGGTCAACGGAGACATGAACCTCAG tATAATGATGACCGTACCCTCAACGCTCCTGGCGCTGCTGTTGATACCCTTGCGCTTGTGGATTTACAGCCGAGCCTGGATTAATACCCCTGTAGTTCAACTCATGCCCTTTGGGGCGATAATTCTTACTCTCTGCAGCACTTTAATCCCAATTGGTCTGGGGGTCTTCATCAGATTCAAATACAGCCGGGCTGCTGTTATTCTCCTCAAG ATTTCACTCTGGTCCTTGATGATCACTCTTTTAATCCTCTTCATCCTCACTGGCACAATGCTGGGTCCTGATATTCTCGCTACTATTCCAGTTTCCGTCTATATTGTGGCCCTACTGATGCCGATTATCGGATACGTTGCTGGTTATGGCCTGGCTACCCTCTTTGATCTGTCTTCCAACTGCAAAAGGACAGTTTCCTTGGAGACTGGATGTCAAAACGTGCAACTCTGTACAGCCATTCTGAAATTAGCCTTCCCACCCCAGATTATCGGCGGTATCTACATGTTTCCGCTACTGTGCGCTCTGTTCCAAGCTACAGAAGCCACCCTGTTTGTTTTAGGGTACAAAATCTATAGACGAGATGCGTGGTTAAAGCAAAAGCCCTCAGATGAGGACGAGACGGACATTTCGTACAAGAAACTCAAAGAAGATATAAATGCGTCCGTATACGGAGCTATGAGAGAGCAACTCACCACTGTAATAGAACCCACTACAAGTATAACTCAACTGTGA